In the Aythya fuligula isolate bAytFul2 chromosome 8, bAytFul2.pri, whole genome shotgun sequence genome, one interval contains:
- the LOC116492020 gene encoding dimethylaniline monooxygenase [N-oxide-forming] 5-like, whose product MAAQRVAVIGAGASGLCALKCCLDEGLEPTCFERSGDIGGLWRFQEQPEEGRASIYRSVIINTSKEMMCFSDFPIPDDFPNYMHHSKIMEYFRMYAWRFDLLQHVRFGTSVCRVSKSPDFASTGRWEVVTESEGKQQSDVFDAVLVCTGHHTDAHLPLHAFPGLESFEGWYLHSRDYKSPRAFTGKQVVVVGTGNSGIDIAVELSHTAKQVFLSTKRGAWVMHRVAEGGYPFDFSYLSRFIQLLQNLLPLSVSNFVLERKLNARFDHSLYGLQPQHRALSQHATINDDLPNRIISGRVRVKPNVQEFTETSAIFEDGTREDIDAVVFATGYSFSFPFLEECVKVVENQASLYKFMFPVGLEKPTLAFIGFIQPLGAIMPISELQCRWATHIFKGLQELPPTSTMLADIAQTKEKMAKRYVASRRHTIQVDYIPYMDELACQLGVKPNLPLLFLTDPPLALEVLLGPCTPYQYRLRGPGAWRGARAAILTQRQRVLQPLCGAAGRSGPRSSSVPHLLKVCFSIGLIAATLVYVSLSP is encoded by the exons ATGGCTGCCCAGAGAGTGGCCGTCATCGGTGCCGGCGCCTCGGGCCTGTGCGCCCTGAAATGCTGCCTGGACGAGGGGCTGGAGCCCACCTGCTTTGAGAGGAGCGGGGACATCGGGGGGCTGTGGCGCTTCCAG GAGCAGCCCGAGGAGGGCCGCGCCAGCATCTACCGCTCCGTCATCATCAACACCTCCAAGGAGATGATGTGCTTCAGCGACTTCCCCATCCCCGACGACTTCCCCAACTACATGCACCACTCCAAGATCATGGAGTACTTCCGCATGTACGCCTGGCGCTTCGACCTGCTGCAGCACGTCCGCTTCGGG ACCAGCGTGTGCCGCGTGTCCAAGAGCCCCGATTTCGCCTCCACGGGCCGCTGGGAGGTGGTGACCGAGAGCGAGGGCAAGCAGCAGTCAGATGTCTTTGACGCCGTGCTGGTGTGCACCGGGCACCACACCGACGCGCACCTCCCGCTGCACGCCTTCCCCG GGCTGGAGAGTTTTGAGGGCTGGTACTTGCACAGCCGGGACTACAAGAGCCCGCGGGCCTTCACGGGGAAGCAGGTCGTGGTGGTCGGCACCGGGAATTCGGGCATCGATATCGCGGTGGAGCTGAGCCACACGGCCAAGCAG gTCTTCCTCAGCACCAAGCGCGGGGCCTGGGTGATGCACCGGGTGGCGGAAGGTGGCTACCCCTTCGACTTCTCCTACCTCAGCCGCTTCATCCAGCTCCTCCAGAACCTGCTGCCCCTCTCCGTGAGCAACTTTGTGCTAGAGAGGAAGCTCAACGCCCGCTTTGACCACTCACTCTACggcctgcagccccagcaccg GGCCCTCAGTCAGCACGCGACCATCAACGACGACCTGCCCAACCGCATCATTTCGGGCAGGGTGCGGGTGAAGCCCAACGTCCAGGAGTTCACGGAGACATCTGCCATCTTCGAGGACGGCACCAGGGAAGACATCGACGCCGTGGTCTTTGCCACGGGGTacagcttctccttccccttcctcgaGGAGTGTGTGAAGGTGGTGGAGAACCAGGCCTCTCTCTACAAATTCATGTTTCCCGTCGGCCTGGAGAAGCCAACGCTGGCTTTCATCGGCTTCATCCAGCCCCTGGGAGCCATCATGCCCATCTCGGAGCTCCAGTGTCGCTGGGCCACCCACATCTTCAAGG ggctgcaggagctgccgcCAACCAGCACCATGCTGGCCGACATTGCACAAACCAAGGAGAAGATGGCCAAGCG GTACGTGGCGAGCCGGCGGCACACCATCCAGGTGGATTACATCCCCTACATGGACGAGCTGGCCTGCCAGCTGGGCGTCAAGCCCAACCTGCCCCTGCTCTTCCTCACCGACCCCCCGCTGgcgctggaggtgctgctggggccctGCACGCCCTACCAGTACCGCCTGCGGGGCCCGGGAGCCTGGCGGGGCGCCCGCGCCGCCATCCTGACCCAGAGGCAGCGCGTCCTCCAGCCCCTGTGCGGCGCGGCTGGGCGCTCGGGGCCGCGCTCCAGCTCGGTGCCGCACCTCCTCAAGGTGTGCTTCAGCATCGGATTGATCGCCGCCACGCTCGTCTACGTCTCGCTCTCGCCTTAG